In Flavobacterium cerinum, one genomic interval encodes:
- a CDS encoding LytR/AlgR family response regulator transcription factor, giving the protein MSTKLKCLLLDDELPGLTYLKMLCEQIPELEVIKAFNNPETFLAECNDHDFDLLISDIEMPGINGLQVANLLEGKAIIFTTAYKDFAVEAYDLDAIDYVVKPIKKERLQQAIQKALKRFENNKVVRKHLQLNTDKGKTILSIDQIFFIKSAETDSRDKVIYLQDLTNFVAKNYSFDKLLKQLPAEEFCRINKKEALAIKNIQFYSHDEITANIMMPNGKPYNFGLSESYRPEFVEKVKL; this is encoded by the coding sequence GTGAGTACAAAACTCAAATGCTTGCTTCTTGATGATGAGCTACCGGGATTAACTTACCTGAAAATGCTATGTGAACAAATTCCGGAACTGGAAGTGATCAAAGCATTTAATAATCCGGAAACATTTCTTGCCGAATGTAATGATCATGATTTTGATTTACTGATTTCCGATATTGAAATGCCGGGAATAAACGGATTACAGGTAGCGAATTTACTGGAAGGTAAAGCCATTATTTTTACAACAGCCTATAAAGATTTTGCAGTGGAGGCGTACGACCTCGATGCAATTGATTATGTCGTAAAACCAATTAAAAAAGAACGATTGCAACAAGCCATTCAAAAAGCACTGAAGCGATTTGAAAACAATAAAGTGGTTCGTAAACATTTGCAATTAAATACGGATAAAGGAAAAACGATACTTTCTATTGATCAGATATTTTTTATCAAATCAGCTGAAACGGATAGCCGGGATAAAGTGATCTATTTACAGGATCTGACCAATTTTGTAGCCAAAAACTATTCGTTTGATAAGCTGTTAAAACAATTGCCGGCAGAAGAATTTTGCCGGATCAATAAGAAAGAAGCATTAGCGATTAAGAATATTCAGTTTTATTCGCACGATGAGATTACGGCTAATATTATGATGCCAAACGGGAAGCCGTATAACTTTGGTTTAAGTGAAAGTTATCGCCCGGAATTTGTAGAAAAAGTCAAGCTGTAA
- a CDS encoding cation:proton antiporter domain-containing protein, whose translation MKNFKNSFFYVGVLGVAFAAMYWTVQNGKVLEAGRHVVVPNSGNTQWQEFLSSLIHNLTHPLAILLAQIVTIVFVARLFGELCKKIGQPMVIGEILAGIVLGPSLVGTYFPEFSHLLFPEASLGNLQFLSQIGLILFMFVVGMELDLKVLQNKAKEAVVISHASIVIPFTLGMVLAYFIYTQFAPDGVEFLSFALFTGIAMSITAFPVLARIVQERGLHRTKLGAMVITCAAADDITAWCILAAVIAIVKAGSFLSSLYIIALAIIYVILMLKVVRPFLKRIGDLHTSKESITKSVVAIFFLTLLISSYATEVIGIHALFGAFMAGAIMPDNMRFRNVFIEKVEDVSQVMLLPLFFVFTGLRTQIGLLDDPYLWKICGLIVLVAVVGKFVGSTITAKFVGQNWRDSLMIGALMNTRGLMELVVLNIGYDLGVLKPEIFAMMVIMALATTLMTGPALDLINYIFKTKDEIVPAEISQVSKYKVLVSFDTPEEGKGLLRLANTFVKKMKKNAMVTAMHIPSSNEVNPFNVEEFEDQCFKPVLTESKELKQKVTTLFKTSTDVDSDIIEVSNKGEFDLVLIALGQSIFEGTLLGKILGFTTRIINPENLLNKFTGKEKLFENSPFDERTEQILAKTEVPVGVLVNKSFEKADRVFVTLFDNSDAFLIDYAQKLIANVESQVTVLDVVGNIKNNATIKEGIRAIEQMAPNHIKLLNERKIEKDFLQEQDLMIISVDSWKKLVDSRSTWLNNTPSLLILKP comes from the coding sequence ATGAAAAACTTTAAAAACAGCTTCTTTTATGTTGGTGTATTAGGAGTCGCTTTTGCAGCCATGTACTGGACTGTCCAAAATGGAAAAGTGCTGGAAGCGGGACGTCATGTTGTTGTGCCAAATTCCGGAAACACCCAATGGCAGGAATTTTTATCTTCCTTAATTCACAATTTAACCCATCCACTGGCCATATTATTGGCACAAATAGTAACAATTGTATTTGTTGCCCGACTGTTTGGCGAACTATGTAAAAAAATAGGTCAGCCAATGGTAATCGGAGAGATCCTGGCCGGTATTGTTTTGGGACCTTCTTTGGTGGGAACCTATTTCCCTGAATTTTCACATTTATTATTTCCGGAAGCCTCATTAGGAAATTTACAATTCCTGAGTCAGATCGGTTTGATCCTGTTTATGTTCGTAGTCGGAATGGAACTGGACTTAAAAGTATTACAAAATAAAGCTAAAGAAGCTGTCGTTATAAGCCATGCCAGTATCGTAATCCCGTTTACATTAGGAATGGTATTGGCCTATTTTATTTACACCCAATTTGCCCCGGATGGTGTTGAATTTCTTTCGTTTGCCTTATTTACCGGTATTGCGATGAGTATTACGGCTTTCCCTGTTCTGGCTCGTATTGTCCAGGAAAGAGGATTGCATCGTACCAAATTAGGCGCTATGGTTATTACCTGCGCTGCTGCCGATGATATTACAGCCTGGTGTATTCTGGCAGCTGTAATCGCAATTGTTAAGGCAGGTTCTTTTTTAAGCTCTTTGTATATTATAGCTCTTGCGATTATTTACGTAATTCTGATGCTTAAAGTGGTGCGACCGTTCCTGAAACGAATCGGAGATTTGCATACCAGTAAAGAAAGTATCACCAAATCGGTGGTTGCGATTTTCTTCCTAACCTTATTAATCTCATCTTATGCTACCGAAGTAATCGGAATTCACGCTTTATTCGGCGCTTTTATGGCCGGAGCGATTATGCCGGACAATATGCGTTTCCGAAATGTATTTATTGAAAAAGTAGAAGACGTTTCGCAAGTAATGTTATTGCCGTTGTTTTTCGTTTTCACCGGATTACGTACGCAAATCGGACTTTTAGATGATCCGTATTTATGGAAAATCTGCGGATTGATTGTATTGGTTGCTGTAGTCGGAAAATTTGTCGGAAGTACGATTACTGCTAAATTCGTCGGACAAAATTGGCGTGATAGTTTAATGATCGGTGCTCTGATGAATACACGGGGATTGATGGAGTTGGTTGTATTAAACATCGGATACGATCTCGGTGTTTTAAAACCGGAAATTTTTGCGATGATGGTAATCATGGCCTTAGCAACAACCTTAATGACCGGACCGGCTTTAGATTTGATCAACTATATATTTAAAACAAAAGATGAAATTGTACCGGCTGAAATCAGTCAGGTAAGTAAATACAAAGTATTGGTATCGTTTGATACGCCGGAAGAAGGAAAAGGATTATTGCGCCTTGCGAATACTTTTGTCAAAAAAATGAAGAAAAATGCAATGGTAACGGCCATGCATATCCCGTCCAGTAATGAAGTAAATCCTTTTAATGTAGAAGAATTTGAAGATCAGTGTTTTAAACCGGTTTTAACGGAATCAAAAGAGTTAAAACAAAAAGTAACAACCTTGTTTAAAACTTCAACGGATGTGGATTCGGATATCATCGAAGTCTCTAATAAAGGAGAATTTGACTTGGTTTTGATTGCTTTAGGACAATCTATTTTTGAAGGAACATTATTAGGCAAAATTTTAGGGTTCACAACACGTATCATTAACCCTGAAAATCTGTTGAATAAATTTACCGGTAAAGAAAAATTATTTGAAAACTCACCGTTTGATGAACGTACAGAACAGATATTAGCGAAAACCGAAGTTCCGGTTGGTGTGTTGGTGAACAAGAGTTTTGAAAAAGCAGATCGCGTTTTTGTAACCTTATTTGATAATTCGGATGCCTTCCTGATCGATTATGCTCAAAAATTGATTGCCAATGTAGAATCGCAGGTTACGGTATTGGATGTTGTGGGTAATATAAAAAATAATGCAACTATAAAAGAAGGTATCCGTGCGATCGAACAAATGGCGCCTAATCATATCAAGCTATTGAATGAACGCAAAATAGAAAAAGACTTTTTACAGGAACAGGATCTAATGATTATTAGTGTTGACAGCTGGAAAAAATTAGTAGATTCCAGAAGTACCTGGCTTAATAATACACCGTCACTTTTAATACTAAAACCTTAA
- a CDS encoding helix-turn-helix domain-containing protein has protein sequence MKIAVKNMVCQRCVLAVTQILDKIELPYQQVTMGEVTLDESVPENKLQRFSEELEAIGFEIIDDKRKQLIEKVKNTIINFIHYDQEKTKLTLSEFLSDKVQYDYNYLSSLFSEMEGITIEKYLINQKIEKVKELIVYDELSLKQIADQLGYSSVAYLSNQFKKVTGLTPSHFKNIRDEKRIPLDKV, from the coding sequence ATGAAAATAGCTGTTAAAAATATGGTTTGCCAACGTTGCGTTTTGGCAGTAACCCAAATCCTCGATAAAATTGAACTTCCGTACCAACAGGTAACAATGGGAGAGGTTACGCTTGATGAATCGGTTCCGGAAAACAAATTGCAACGATTTTCGGAAGAACTGGAAGCAATCGGTTTCGAAATAATTGATGATAAACGCAAACAGCTTATTGAAAAAGTTAAGAATACGATCATCAACTTTATTCATTACGATCAGGAAAAAACAAAACTGACATTATCGGAGTTTCTCTCGGATAAAGTACAATACGATTATAATTACCTGAGCAGTCTTTTTTCTGAAATGGAAGGAATTACAATCGAAAAATATCTGATCAATCAAAAGATCGAAAAAGTAAAGGAACTGATTGTTTACGACGAACTTTCGCTAAAACAAATTGCTGATCAGTTAGGTTATAGCAGTGTGGCTTATCTGAGCAATCAGTTTAAAAAAGTAACGGGATTAACACCATCACACTTTAAAAATATCCGGGACGAAAAACGAATCCCGTTGGACAAAGTGTAA
- a CDS encoding heavy metal translocating P-type ATPase, with amino-acid sequence MEAITKNFPVTGMTCASCAVSVESMLKHQKGVVDAAVNYANASAKVEYDSEVASLDDFKTAIQSIGYDIIVEEDIDVNEVVETQQKNHYEELKKKTIGASLLTLPVFIIGMFFMDMPYGNEIMWFFATPVLFWYGKDFFINAWKQLKHRSANMDTLVALSTGIAYVFSVFNTLFTDFWHQRGLHAHVYFEAATVVIAFILLGKLLEEKAKGNTASAIKKLMGLQPKTVTIVKDNGEFMEAPIESIVVDDLILVKPGEKIAVDGEVVSGNSFVDESMISGEPVPVEKGIGTTVFAGTLNQKGSLQFRARKVGGDTLLAHIIKMVQNAQGSKAPVQKLVDKIAGIFVPIVVTISIITLIVWLIFGGENGFTQGLMAMVTVLVIACPCALGLATPTAIMVGVGKGAEQGILIKDAESLELAQKVDTIILDKTGTITEGRPKVTATKWLHDDTTKAAILKTIEKQSEHPLAQAVVDEFEEVDEFATVTLEKFESITGFGVKAIVGGETYWVGNQKLMENENISISDNLKQFANDYYSKAATVLFFGSEKEVVAIIAVQDAIKPTSVQAIEDLQRDGIEVIMLTGDNQATAEAVSKQLNIKRYKAGVLPQDKSDYVKQLQSEGKVVAMVGDGINDSAALAQANVSIAMGKGSDIAMDVAHMTIISSDLKKIPVAIHLSKQTVKTIKQNLFWAFIYNIIGIPIAAGVLYPINGFLLNPMIAGAAMAMSSVSVVSNSLLLKFKK; translated from the coding sequence ATGGAAGCAATCACCAAAAATTTTCCGGTAACCGGGATGACCTGTGCTTCATGTGCCGTTAGTGTGGAAAGCATGCTAAAACACCAGAAAGGGGTTGTCGATGCCGCGGTTAATTATGCCAATGCCTCTGCAAAAGTGGAATACGATTCGGAAGTAGCATCCCTTGACGATTTTAAAACAGCGATACAATCCATCGGATATGATATTATCGTGGAAGAAGATATTGATGTAAATGAGGTAGTAGAAACCCAACAGAAAAATCATTATGAGGAACTGAAAAAGAAAACAATAGGAGCGTCTTTGTTAACGCTTCCGGTTTTTATTATCGGAATGTTCTTTATGGATATGCCTTACGGAAACGAAATCATGTGGTTTTTTGCCACTCCTGTTTTATTCTGGTACGGAAAAGATTTCTTTATTAATGCCTGGAAACAACTAAAACACCGTTCGGCCAATATGGATACATTAGTGGCATTAAGTACGGGTATTGCCTATGTATTCAGTGTTTTTAATACACTTTTTACCGATTTCTGGCACCAACGCGGTTTACATGCACACGTTTATTTTGAAGCAGCTACAGTTGTTATCGCTTTTATTCTTCTGGGAAAATTATTGGAAGAGAAAGCGAAAGGAAATACAGCTTCTGCAATTAAAAAACTAATGGGACTTCAACCCAAAACGGTTACCATCGTAAAAGATAACGGAGAATTTATGGAAGCACCGATCGAATCGATTGTTGTAGATGATTTGATTCTGGTTAAACCGGGTGAAAAAATTGCAGTAGACGGTGAAGTGGTTTCCGGAAATTCGTTTGTCGATGAAAGTATGATTTCAGGTGAGCCGGTGCCGGTTGAAAAAGGAATCGGAACGACCGTTTTTGCCGGAACATTAAATCAGAAGGGAAGCCTGCAATTCCGGGCTCGTAAAGTAGGAGGTGATACTTTATTAGCGCATATTATCAAAATGGTTCAGAATGCACAGGGAAGTAAAGCACCGGTTCAAAAACTGGTGGATAAAATCGCCGGAATTTTTGTGCCGATTGTGGTTACGATTTCAATAATAACGTTAATCGTCTGGTTGATTTTCGGAGGTGAAAACGGATTTACACAAGGTTTAATGGCGATGGTAACCGTATTGGTAATTGCCTGTCCGTGTGCTTTGGGATTAGCAACGCCAACAGCCATTATGGTAGGTGTAGGAAAAGGAGCCGAACAGGGTATTCTGATAAAAGATGCGGAAAGTCTGGAACTGGCGCAAAAGGTAGATACGATTATTTTGGATAAAACGGGGACTATTACGGAAGGAAGACCGAAAGTTACGGCTACAAAATGGTTGCATGATGATACTACAAAAGCTGCAATTTTAAAAACAATTGAAAAACAATCGGAACATCCGTTAGCTCAGGCTGTAGTAGATGAATTCGAAGAAGTAGATGAATTTGCTACGGTTACACTGGAGAAATTTGAAAGTATAACCGGGTTTGGAGTAAAAGCAATTGTTGGCGGCGAAACCTATTGGGTGGGAAACCAGAAATTGATGGAAAATGAAAATATCTCGATTTCGGACAATTTAAAACAGTTTGCAAACGATTATTACAGTAAAGCAGCAACTGTTTTGTTTTTCGGTTCTGAAAAAGAAGTAGTAGCTATTATTGCGGTTCAGGATGCAATAAAACCAACTTCGGTTCAGGCTATCGAAGATTTACAACGGGACGGTATTGAGGTAATTATGCTAACCGGGGATAATCAGGCTACAGCTGAAGCAGTGTCAAAACAATTAAATATTAAACGTTATAAAGCCGGTGTATTGCCACAGGATAAATCCGACTATGTAAAACAATTGCAAAGTGAAGGTAAAGTAGTAGCCATGGTGGGCGACGGGATTAATGACAGTGCGGCATTGGCACAGGCAAATGTGAGTATTGCAATGGGGAAAGGATCGGATATTGCGATGGATGTAGCGCATATGACGATTATTTCATCCGATTTAAAGAAAATTCCGGTTGCGATTCATTTGTCAAAACAAACCGTAAAAACAATCAAACAAAACCTGTTCTGGGCCTTTATTTATAACATAATCGGAATTCCGATTGCAGCCGGTGTATTATATCCGATTAACGGATTCTTATTAAATCCAATGATTGCCGGAGCTGCTATGGCGATGAGTTCAGTAAGTGTAGTTAGCAACAGTTTATTATTAAAATTTAAAAAATAA
- a CDS encoding heavy-metal-associated domain-containing protein yields the protein MKTMKFKTNIKCAGCIEKVTPVLNPLVGSENWKVDTENPQKILTIESDSVSEATLAEQLKNVGYTIEKVAE from the coding sequence ATGAAAACAATGAAATTTAAAACAAACATTAAATGTGCCGGGTGTATCGAAAAAGTAACCCCGGTTTTAAATCCGCTCGTAGGTTCTGAAAACTGGAAAGTGGATACTGAAAATCCGCAAAAAATATTAACGATTGAAAGTGATTCCGTTTCAGAAGCGACTTTAGCGGAACAACTTAAAAATGTAGGTTATACGATTGAAAAAGTAGCAGAATAA
- a CDS encoding M28 family metallopeptidase, with protein sequence MKKILLCSLTLSLVLSSCSSQKATSSKDYVSKYMNTINKDELKKHLYIVASDEMQGRNTGEPGQKKAGEYLIAEYKKMGISYPKGADSFYQKVPSEFMARPFSPKLGDSENIWAYIEGSEKPDEVLVISAHYDHVGMKNGEIYNGADDDGSGTVALLEIAQAFMDAKKAGHGPKRSILFLHVTGEEHGLHGSRYYSEHPLFPLKNTIADINIDMIGRRDPAHKDNGNYVYVIGSDRLSTELHTINEEANKKYVNLLLDYKYNDRNDPEQIYYRSDHYNFAKHGIPSVFFFNGVHEDYHQPGDTPDKIEYDLLEKRAKLAFATAWELANRPNRIVVDRNGE encoded by the coding sequence ATGAAAAAAATACTTCTTTGCAGTCTGACACTTTCTCTCGTATTGAGCAGCTGTTCCTCCCAAAAAGCAACCTCTTCCAAAGATTATGTATCTAAATACATGAATACGATCAATAAAGACGAGCTGAAAAAGCACCTTTATATCGTGGCTTCCGATGAGATGCAAGGGCGAAATACCGGAGAACCGGGACAGAAAAAAGCCGGAGAATATTTAATTGCCGAATACAAAAAAATGGGAATTTCGTATCCTAAAGGAGCCGATAGCTTTTATCAGAAAGTCCCTTCCGAATTTATGGCACGTCCTTTTAGTCCTAAGTTAGGCGATTCTGAAAATATCTGGGCTTATATCGAAGGTTCTGAAAAACCGGATGAGGTTTTGGTTATTTCAGCTCATTATGATCATGTCGGAATGAAAAACGGTGAAATTTATAACGGTGCCGATGACGATGGTTCCGGTACTGTAGCCTTATTGGAAATCGCTCAGGCCTTTATGGATGCCAAAAAAGCCGGACACGGACCAAAACGTTCCATTTTGTTTCTACATGTTACCGGTGAAGAACATGGTTTACACGGTTCCCGTTACTATTCTGAGCATCCTCTATTCCCGCTAAAAAATACAATTGCGGATATTAATATCGATATGATCGGACGACGTGATCCGGCACATAAAGACAACGGAAATTATGTCTATGTAATCGGTTCCGACCGTTTGAGTACCGAATTACATACGATTAATGAGGAAGCCAATAAAAAATATGTAAACCTGTTACTGGATTACAAATACAACGATCGTAACGATCCGGAGCAGATTTATTACCGTTCGGATCATTATAACTTTGCTAAACACGGTATTCCATCTGTATTTTTCTTTAATGGCGTACACGAAGATTATCATCAACCGGGCGATACACCGGATAAAATCGAATATGACTTATTGGAAAAAAGAGCAAAACTGGCTTTTGCTACAGCCTGGGAACTGGCAAATCGTCCCAATCGTATTGTTGTAGATCGAAACGGCGAATAA
- a CDS encoding thiamine diphosphokinase, whose protein sequence is MSSHHIVRDDQEPALIIANGAPCDDELLGQLLEWSPLVIVLDSAMERVLDLGIKVDVLLGDFDRNFDAEFYKQTQYPIEIVHAPDQEKTDLEKAFDYLIERNIPAVNVIWATGRRADHTISNITNIVRYRNRLKIVILDDHSKIFQLPQKFEKWYPADTILSLIPIGTVTGIHSTNLFYPLQDDSLTIGYRTGSSNHVLKDGLVSITHESGDLLLMECFD, encoded by the coding sequence ATGTCTTCACACCATATTGTCCGCGATGATCAGGAACCCGCTTTAATCATTGCTAACGGAGCGCCTTGCGATGACGAACTACTCGGACAGCTACTGGAATGGTCGCCTTTGGTTATTGTATTGGATTCGGCTATGGAACGGGTATTGGATCTGGGAATAAAAGTTGATGTCCTTTTAGGCGATTTCGATCGGAATTTCGATGCGGAATTTTATAAACAAACGCAATATCCGATTGAAATTGTACATGCTCCGGATCAGGAAAAAACCGATCTGGAAAAAGCTTTTGATTACCTTATCGAACGCAATATCCCCGCTGTTAATGTGATATGGGCAACCGGAAGAAGAGCCGATCATACGATCAGTAATATCACGAATATTGTCCGCTATCGCAACCGACTCAAAATTGTAATTCTGGATGATCATTCTAAAATATTCCAACTACCGCAAAAGTTTGAAAAATGGTATCCGGCTGATACGATACTTTCGCTGATTCCGATCGGCACCGTAACCGGTATTCATTCCACAAATCTTTTTTATCCGCTACAGGATGATTCCCTTACAATTGGCTATCGTACCGGAAGCAGCAATCATGTTTTAAAAGACGGGCTGGTTAGCATTACACATGAATCCGGTGATTTATTATTAATGGAATGCTTTGATTAA
- a CDS encoding DUF4249 domain-containing protein produces MKTILKYCSFLFAVLLMSSCEEVVDVKLDTAPPRLVVDAAINWIKGTTGSEQTIYLTTTADYFGTEIPKVSGATVFITNSSNVDFPFLEVAAGEYSCTNFQPVLGETYTLTVVAQGVTYKATEKMISVPSIQNIEQKNDGGFTGDQIELKTYYNDPGDEDNYYLFRYIRNSTLAVFRTSDDRFVQGNTTFDIYSHEDLEANDKVNIRLMGISRQYYNYMNILISVVNGGGGPFQTPPATVRGNVINQNNQANYPLGYFSLSEVDETTYTVQ; encoded by the coding sequence ATGAAAACCATATTAAAATATTGTTCCTTTCTTTTCGCAGTACTTTTAATGAGCAGCTGTGAAGAAGTTGTCGACGTTAAACTGGATACAGCTCCTCCCCGATTGGTTGTGGATGCCGCGATTAACTGGATTAAGGGAACAACCGGTAGCGAACAAACCATTTATTTAACGACAACTGCCGATTATTTCGGAACCGAAATTCCGAAAGTAAGCGGTGCCACTGTGTTTATTACGAACAGTAGTAATGTTGATTTTCCTTTTCTTGAGGTAGCAGCGGGCGAATATAGCTGTACTAATTTCCAACCGGTATTGGGCGAAACCTATACACTTACTGTCGTAGCTCAGGGTGTTACCTATAAAGCTACGGAAAAAATGATAAGTGTACCGAGCATTCAAAACATCGAACAAAAAAATGACGGTGGCTTTACCGGTGATCAGATCGAGTTAAAAACGTATTATAACGATCCGGGTGATGAGGATAATTATTATTTATTCCGTTATATCCGAAACAGTACATTAGCCGTTTTTCGTACCAGTGACGACCGTTTTGTTCAGGGGAATACCACTTTTGATATTTATTCGCATGAAGACCTGGAAGCCAATGATAAAGTAAACATCCGATTAATGGGTATTTCCAGACAATATTACAACTATATGAATATCCTGATCAGTGTGGTAAACGGCGGAGGTGGTCCTTTCCAGACGCCACCGGCAACAGTACGCGGAAATGTGATCAATCAAAACAATCAGGCTAATTATCCGCTGGGCTATTTCAGTCTGTCGGAAGTCGATGAAACTACTTATACCGTTCAATAA